In Sorghum bicolor cultivar BTx623 chromosome 10, Sorghum_bicolor_NCBIv3, whole genome shotgun sequence, one genomic interval encodes:
- the LOC110431033 gene encoding anthranilate N-benzoyltransferase protein 1-like gives MSPPPQQQQGPVPLSPRPQCSFLPAGMPAERVDVAVTSRTLVRASDPPRGFPAVLQPSNLDLILGSFHIYLIAVYPAPAAGFPAVVAATRAALPAFLSRFFPFAGRIVANADTGAPEIACDNAGAELVVAHAAGVRLADVDFADADRSLGRIAVPFQQGLALSLQLVRFACGGFALSWATDHLLVDGHGLTALPNAWSELLRTGGRLLSWEPHHERASLFRPRDPPRYSPSLDAEFTRYAPASLPSSLLTATLVRRNYVVSAADVDRLRAAASTRARRATRLEALSAHVWKLLAAAVGGLDARCRMAWLVDGRRRLDGARYDAGTVRRYLGNVLTYASREVDVEAVSSSPLADVAAMAGEAIAEVFRSERYEELVDWMEARKGVFRDREGGGKWTEVVGTGTGSPALVVSSFVPFHVEGDFGFGRPRLVIPWIRPGRLGSAAMTVARSPVEDGSWLITARLWPRLADAVDADPDAVLKPATAARLGFGAPDPADVMQMQDTTSRM, from the coding sequence ATGTCTCCACCGCCACAACAGCAACAGGGGCCCGTTCCCCTCTCTCCGAGGCCACAGTGCTCGTTCCTGCCCGCCGGAATGCCAGCCGAGCGCGTCGACGTCGCGGTCACCTCACGGACGCTGGTGCGGGCGTCCGACCCGCCGCGTGGCTTCCCCGCGGTACTCCAGCCCTCCAACCTCGACCTCATCCTCGGCTCCTTCCACATCTACCTCATCGCCGTGTACCCCGCCCCGGCCGCGGGCTTCCCCGCCGTGGTCGCTGCCACGCGGGCCGCCTTGCCCGCGTTCCTCTCCCGGTTCTTCCCCTTCGCCGGCCGCATCGTCGCCAACGCCGACACCGGCGCGCCCGAGATCGCCTGCGACAACGCCGGCGCGGAGCTCGTGGTGGCGCACGCTGCTGGGGTGAGGCTCGCGGACGTCGACTTCGCCGAcgccgaccgctcgctgggccgcATCGCGGTGCCGTTCCAGCAGGGCCTCGCGCTGTCGCTGCAGCTGGTCCGGTTCGCGTGCGGCGGGTTCGCGCTGTCGTGGGCCACCGACCACCTGCTCGTGGACGGCCACGGCCTGACGGCGCTGCCCAACGCGTGGTCCGAGCTGCTCCGCACCGGCGGCCGCCTGCTCTCGTGGGAGCCGCACCACGAGCGGGCCTCGCTCTTCCGGCCGCGTGACCCGCCGCGGTACAGCCCGTCGCTGGACGCCGAGTTCACGCGGTACGCGCCGGCGAGCCTCCCGAGCTCCCTCCTCACGGCCACGCTCGTGCGCCGCAACTACGTGGTGTCCGCCGCGGACGTGGACCGGCTCCGCGCCGCGGCCAGCACCCGCGCGCGCCGCGCCACGCGGCTCGAGGCGCTGTCGGCGCACGTGTGGAAGCTGCTCGCCGCGGCCGTGGGCGGGCTCGACGCGCGCTGCCGCATGGCGTGGCTCGTCGACGGCAGGCGGCGCCTGGACGGCGCCAGGTACGACGCGGGCACCGTGCGGCGGTACCTCGGCAACGTGTTGACGTACGCGTCGCGGGAGGTGGACGTGGAGGCGGTGTCGTCGTCGCCGCTGGCCGACGTGGCGGCGATGGCGGGCGAGGCCATcgcggaggtgttccggtcggAGCGGTACGAGGAGCTGGTGGACTGGATGGAGGCGCGCAAGGGGGTGTTCCGGGACCGGGAGGGCGGCGGCAAGTGGACGGAGGTGGTGGGCACGGGCACGGGGAGCCCGGCGCTGGTGGTCTCGTCGTTCGTGCCGTTCCACGTGGAGGGAGACTTCGGGTTCGGGCGGCCGCGGCTGGTGATCCCGTGGATTCGGCCGGGCCGGCTGGGTTCCGCGGCCATGACGGTGGCGCGGAGCCCGGTGGAGGACGGGTCGTGGCTGATCACCGCCAGGCTGTGGCCACGGCTTGCCGACGCCGTGGACGCGGACCCGGACGCCGTGCTCAAGCCGGCCACCGCCGCAAGGCTCGGGTTCGGCGCGCCTGATCCGGCAGACGTGATGCAGATGCAGGATACTACCAGTCGCATGTGA